GGGGCGAGTAGCATTGGCCACTGGTCTCGGTCAGGTGCTGTTTACCTCGATTGTCGGGTATGGCCTCTCAGTGGCATTAGGTTTCGAACCATTAGCGGCCCTTTATGTGGCCGTGGCGCTCACATTCTCCAGCACGATCATCATCGTCAAATTGTTATCGGACAAGGGCGAGATTGATTCGCTCCACGGACGTATCGCCATCGGTTTTCTTATTGTGCAGGACATCGTGGTCGTATTGGTCATGATCGGCCTCTCCGCCCTAGGGACAGGGGCCACGGAAAATAGCCTCGCACAGGAAATGCTCCTGGTCTTACTGAAGGGGGTTGCCCTTTTGGCCGGCGTGGGAATCCTCATGCGCTATGGCCTGCCGCAATTACTCTATTGCCTGGCCCGTACCCCGGAGTTGATGATGTTGTTTGCGATCGCCTGGGGGGTCTCCCTTGCCGCGCTCAGCGAAGCCTTGGGATTCAGCAAAGAGGTTGGAGGGTTCCTGGCCGGGATTTCGCTGGCCTCGACGACGTACCGTGAAGCCATCGGTTCACGATTAGTGAGCATCAGGGATTTTCTCTTGTTGTTTTTCTTTCTCAGCCTTGGAGCACAGCTGGATATGGGCCACCTGGGCTCTCAAGCCTGGCCGGCCATCGCTCTATCATTATTTGTCCTGATCGGGAATCCCCTGATTGTGATCATCATCATGGGAGTAATGGGATACCGGGCGAGGACCGGCTTTCTGGCGGGCCTGACAGTTGCACAAATCAGCGAATTTTCATTGATCCTGGGCGCATTGGGAGTGACCCTCGGTCACATTGACGATTCAGTGATGGGACTCATTACGCTTGTGGGTCTGATCACCATTGGACTGTCCACTTACCTGATTTTGTATTCACATCCACTATATGAACGATTCGGCACATGGCTACAGATCTTTGAGCGGACCACCCCACATCGGGAACAGGAGGAAGATGACACCTCCAGGGAGGCCCTCAATCCGGATGTCATCCTCTGTGGCCTGGGACGCTACGGCAGCCGGATGGCCGAGGGTTTGCGCAAAAAAGGGTATGTGGTCCTAGGCGTGGATTTTGATCCCGAAGTGGTTGCACTTTGGCATGCACAAGGCTGGCCCGCCTTTTACGGAGATGCAGCCGATCCGAATCTGCCGGGTTCATTACCTCTGACCCGGACCCGATGGGTCGTGAGCACGATCCCGGCGACCTCGACCAACGTGACATTACTACACGCCCTCCGCACGCATGGTTATACCAAACAGTTAGGTATGGCAGCCTATACGGTTCGTGAGGCCGAATTATTGAAACAGGCCGGGGTGAATGTCGTGCTCATCCCGTTTGCCGATGCCGCCGAGCGTGCGGTGGAATTACTGAGTAATTCTCACGTCCTTGCCCTGAAATCCAACAAGAATATGTAAATAGCCATCATGATCCAGAATGCGCGACAAATCATACACCCGATAAAGAGGCATTCAGGGGTCCCTGGTCATGGCCCACCCTGATACCAATCAGTCTCTCATCATTAAATGACTCACAGGGATGCTTCGATCGCGTAGCCTGGATTCCCCTTCCTGTTATTCTTCACATACATACAATGGAGATTTCGTAAACTCTCAAATGTTCCCATCCATGCGTGAGGTACCGTATGCAGCCGCACAGCATAGCCCAACAAGTTTGAACCCGCCGCTATCCTTTCTCCATACGGTTTGTCTCGCTGAAAATTCCTTATTTCTTTAAAAGGCAAGACCCTCCATGTATGTCTTGACCATTTTTTTGCGGAATTGAGTGTCAAATACCCGTCTTGGATTCAACTTGTAAGTGCAACGGTTAGTGATGTGGTCGTATCAAAGAATACCTCATGTGGCGTACGATAGCCGAGCGTTATAATTAGGGAGGAGTGGTCTGCTTTTCAAGCATCTTTGATTCCAATTTTTCCCAATCAACGGACACTGTTCCATCTTGGGTTTCATGAAATTTCTTCCAGGAACTCAGTAAGTTCAGGCAGGCGTGATCAATACACCGTAGTTCATCAAAATCGAGATGAACGTCTTTCTTCAATGGAACATCATCCAAAGCATTGGCAAATTTTGGGAGATTTACGAACGTGGCCGTACCTGAAAATTTGATGGAAATCAGTTTATTGTTCTTGCTGCGGTCCATCGAAACCTGAAGGGTATTAGTTGAATA
The Nitrospiraceae bacterium DNA segment above includes these coding regions:
- a CDS encoding cation:proton antiporter; this encodes MLPINTIFQEVAALLLLTAVIGALAAGLRQPLIVAFIAVGIMSGPSGFNWLHSADQVDLLAKIGITLLLFMVGLKLDLHLIRSMGRVALATGLGQVLFTSIVGYGLSVALGFEPLAALYVAVALTFSSTIIIVKLLSDKGEIDSLHGRIAIGFLIVQDIVVVLVMIGLSALGTGATENSLAQEMLLVLLKGVALLAGVGILMRYGLPQLLYCLARTPELMMLFAIAWGVSLAALSEALGFSKEVGGFLAGISLASTTYREAIGSRLVSIRDFLLLFFFLSLGAQLDMGHLGSQAWPAIALSLFVLIGNPLIVIIIMGVMGYRARTGFLAGLTVAQISEFSLILGALGVTLGHIDDSVMGLITLVGLITIGLSTYLILYSHPLYERFGTWLQIFERTTPHREQEEDDTSREALNPDVILCGLGRYGSRMAEGLRKKGYVVLGVDFDPEVVALWHAQGWPAFYGDAADPNLPGSLPLTRTRWVVSTIPATSTNVTLLHALRTHGYTKQLGMAAYTVREAELLKQAGVNVVLIPFADAAERAVELLSNSHVLALKSNKNM